In Solanum lycopersicum chromosome 5, SLM_r2.1, the following are encoded in one genomic region:
- the LOC101250692 gene encoding methanol O-anthraniloyltransferase, producing the protein MAHNTMPISVTHDKPKLVVPSIVTPHEIKHLSEIDDQGSTRFHVSVLMFYKYNSLMEGNDPAKIIKNGLSKTLVFYYPLAGRLIEGPNKKLMVNCNGEGVLFIEADANVELEKLGDSIKPPCPYMDLLLHNVPGSDGMIGCPLLLIQVTRFTCGGFAIGFRVNHTMMDAYGIKLFLNALSELIQGASTPSILPVWQRDILRARSPPCITCTHHEFDEQIESKIAWESIADKLIQQSFFFGNKEMEVIKNQLPPNYGCTEFELLVAFLWKCRTIALDLHPDEIVHLTYLINIRRKLLNFELPSGYYGNAFITPAAVSKAGLLCSNSLTYAVEMIKKLKDHMNEEYIKSVTDLIVIKGRPQLSKSWNFIISDNRSGGFDKFDFGWGEPIFGGVPKAVSLISFGVPVKNERGEKGILIAISLPPLAMKKFQEVVYNLTLRNMQGVNIISKM; encoded by the exons ATGGCACATAATACTATGCCAATTTCAGTTACACATGACAAGCCAAAATTAGTTGTTCCATCAATTGTAACACCTCATGAGATAAAGCATCTTTCTGAAATAGATGATCAAGGGAGTACTCGTTTCCATGTTTCTGTATtaatgttttataaatataattctttAATGGAAGGTAATGATCCagcaaaaattattaaaaatggaTTATCTAAAACACTTGTATTTTATTATCCATTAGCTGGTAGACTCATTGAAGGGCCTAATAAAAAGCTTATGGTAAATTGCAATGGTGAAGGAGTCTTGTTTATTGAAGCTGATGCTAATGTGGAGCTTGAAAAATTAGGTGACTCTATTAAACCACCATGTCCATATATGGATTTACTACTCCACAATGTTCCTGGTTCTGATGGAATGATTGGTTGCCCTCTTTTGCTAATTCAG GTGACTCGTTTTACTTGTGGTGGATTTGCTATTGGATTTAGAGTAAATCACACAATGATGGATGCATATGGTATCAAATTGTTTCTAAATGCATTAAGTGAATTAATTCAAGGAGCTTCAACACCTTCTATATTACCTGTATGGCAAAGGGATATACTAAGAGCTAGATCACCACCATGCATTACATGTACTCACCATGAGTTTGATGAGCAAATTGAATCAAAAATTGCATGGGAATCAATTGCAGACAAGTTGATACAACaatcatttttctttggaaaTAAGGAGATGGAAGTCATTAAAAATCAACTTCCTCCAAATTATGGATGTACGGAATTCGAGTTGTTAGTGGCATTTTTATGGAAATGTCGTACCATTGCTCTTGATTTGCACCCTGACGAAATAGTTCATTTGACATATCTTATTAATATACGTAGAAAGCTACTCAACTTTGAACTACCATCCGGATATTATGGGAATGCATTTATTACTCCAGCTGCGGTATCGAAAGCAGGATTGTTATGTTCAAATTCATTGACATATGCAGTTGAAATGATTAAGAAACTTAAAGATCATATGAATGAAGAGTACATTAAATCAGTAACAGATTTAATTGTAATCAAAGGGAGACCACAGTTATCAAAATCTTggaatttcattatttcagataATAGATCTGGTGGTtttgataaatttgattttggaTGGGGCGAGCCTATTTTTGGCGGAGTTCCTAAAGCTGTATCTTTAATTAGTTTTGGTGTGCCTGTTAAAAATGAAAGAGGTGAAAAGGGTATTTTGATAGCCATAAGTTTGCCTCCTCTTGCTATGAAAAAATTTCAAGAGGTTGTGTATAACTTGACATTAAGAAATATGCAAGGagttaacataatttcaaaaatgtag